TAATGTGCAGACTAAATTTATGTGAATCAAAAAGAACAACGTTCAAAAACATAAGACTGAATGTAAATAGCATGGCAGAAAGTTCCATCtagaatatcatttttaaaaaatattttttttaatttttttaatttttatttttttatttatgatagtcacagagagagagagagagagagagagagagaggcagagacacaggcagagggagaagcaggctccatgcaccgggagcccgatgtgggattcgatcctgggtctccaggatcgcgccccgggccaaaggcaggcgccaaaccgctgcgccacccagggatccctaaaaaatatttatttgagagagagagagatcacgagcaAGGGTaggacagagggaaaaagcagacttcctgctgagcaggaagcccagtgcaggactcaatcccaggaccctcggatcatgacctgagctgaaggcagacgcttacctgactgagccacctaagcactcCTGTCTAGAGTatcatttatgtaatttttaaatgcccCAAACAAAAGTACCCACAAATTTATAAGAATATAAAGGTTATATACTTAGTTCAGAATAGTTacttatgaaaaggaaaaagaccaataaaaaataaattaaaaaaaaaaaaaagaggtccaaGATGATCAAAGAACACTTCACAGAGACTTGTAATAGCAGCTGCCTTAACACCTCCATCTCTCACCACCCCAGAACCTGTGTGCATTCACCCTTCTTCTGTCTAGTAACCAAGATGCCTAATGCTCAACAGCAGAGACTCCAGGTCCTGCCCCAGTGCTAGGAATGGCAAAGATTCTTATTAGTTAATGTCTGATCCTACTTGTTAAAGTTTTTATATTATCCATCCCAAGAACTGGGgatgagatcaaaagtcacaaaaCAGTCTTCAACTGTTATCAGTGAAGTCTTAcctctttcttaagattttaaagtaatctctacatccaacatagggctataattcacaactctgagatcaagagtcacatgttctaccaactaagccagacAGGCACCCAGAAGTTTTATCTCTTTGAGAAAAGTGAAGCAAAATTGGGGGAAAATGTCAAATTGAAATCTGTACAGtgggtatatgtgtatatacacacaaatatatgtaacatttcCTTATCTACTCATCCGTTGATTTACTGTAAAACATTTCCTCTCCTAGTGGAGAAAATAGGCTTGTCATTGTCATATAAAGCCAATAGAGGGAGGAAATAAACTACTCTAACACTCATCTTTACTCCAAGCTCAGACTTCATCCCCTAGGAGCTACGTGGTAAAGCCTGGGTGGATATTTATCATGGTCTGAAAAATATTACTGGAAGGGACATCAACTGATCCAACaggacatttaattttcagaaagatTCTCATTAGGGTCTAGCCCTAATAAAACAAggctgtagggatccctgggtggcgcagcggtttggcgcctgcctttggcccggggcgcgatcctggagacccgggatcgaatcccgcgtcgggctcccggtgcatggagcctgctctccctctgcctgtgtctctgcctctctctctgtgtgtgactatcataaataaataaaaattaaaaaaaaaaaaacaaggctgtAAACCAAGGGGATAATTTGATGCACTAGTAGGTAATGGGACTCCGactactcagctctgcctctCAAATCACTGTGGCCTGTCTAGTGTTATTTCCTAATTTAGAAAATGATGAGTTTGGATCAAATTAACTTTAGAGGCCCTTCAGAGTCTATTTATACATTGTTTTAGGATTGTTGGTCCTCAGTGAAATGTGAGAACCATCAAAaaggcaaatataaataaaatctactttgaGATTCCATTAGATATAGATGGTTCACTGGtccttattctattttttaaattatttatttatttatttatttatttatttatttatttgagagagagagagagaatacataaGCGAGAgtaggggcagagtgagagggagagagagaatcctcaagcagattccctgctgaacctggagcccaacacagggctcaatctcatgaccccaagatcatgacctgagctgaagtcaagagtcagctgtttaactaactgagccacccaggtgcccttgcttcTTATTCTAGAGTCAAGCCAGGGatcaaaagaaataagagatcATTTAACCTCATGTCTTGGATTGTTCACTAGCAAAGACATGAAAGGGTGCTAGCATAGGCAAGTGGGCAAACAGAACTGGACTGTCCTTTCTTTTAGCTCTCAATTATGTAGAAATTGTTTTACCTCTACTTTCTGAGAAtgggataaaaaataaatgccagtgTACAACTCACCACTGGGCTATTTTTCTGAGATCTGTGGGCTGATAGATGATCGACTTTTGATGGCTTAGCCTTGTGGAGCCCTTTACTTTGGCCAGTAGCAAGCCTTCCTGGATCTGAGTGCTTTAAAAACTGGAGAGGGCCTGACATGCTAGAGATAAAAGAAGCATGAAACAGACCTAGTAATGGTGATCCAAGGTGCTTCCAAGGAGAGTCTGCATAGAGCAGTAAGGAATTGATGCTGAGATATGCCCAGCATCAATAGCAATGTCTTCAGGACACCACTTCAGATCCTCACAGCTTAGCCAGACTTCAGAAGGAGCTGCCCACTGAACCTGTTGCTTGGAGACAAGGCATTCTAAAGATAGTATCAAACCACTGTTTAAATTGTAACTGGTTGAAACagctggtacttttttttttttttttacaatgggatgaaacattttttttaacttttttttaactttttttttttttttttttataatagtcacagagagagagagaaagagagagagaggcagagacacaggcagagggagaagcaggctccatgcaccgggagcccgacgtgggactcgatcccgggtctccaggatcgcgccctgggccaaaggcaggcgccaaaccgctgcgccacccagggatcccgggatgaAACATTTTAATCTGATGGCGGCCCATAATACTGTACAGGAAGCACTCCCAGCTCCAAGAGGTCCCCTCCAGGTTATAAGGAAGTTCTCAAAAATAACTGGATTTGCAAGAGCCTGGCCCCTTGCtcatgggagggagagggaatggaaCGGGCAAAGCACTGAGGTCTGCTTCCTCATCACTCATAAATCCAGTTCTGAGCACAGCTCTTGTAATCCACCAGCTCTTCAGGCTGGAACCACAAGCCAATCTCCTTCTCTGCACTCTCCACAGAATCGCTGCCATGGATAACGTTCCTGCCAACTTGGATGCAAAAGTCCCCACGGATGGTCCCAGGTTTGGATTCCCCCGGGTTGGTCTCCCCGAGCATCACTCGGCCTGTCTTCACCGCATTCAGGCCTTCCCACACCGTGGCAACCACAGGCCCTGACTGCATGTACTTCACCAGGCCGGCAAAGAATGGACGGTCCTTCAGGTCAATATAGTGCTCCTTGAGAAGGTCTTCAGAAGCCTGGATTAATTTCATAGCAATGAGGCAGAATCCCTTTTGCTCCAAACGCTTGATGATCTCTCCTACGAGGTTGCGCTGGACTCCATCAGGCTTGATGGCAATGAAGGTGCGTTCACTGTTGGCCATGGTTCTTTCCAGCAGCTACCGCTGCAACTCCTTCTGGCACCGCCCTAAATGCTACTTATTAATCATATTTATGTACACCCTACTTGCAAATAtccttcattttcaatttctctatCAGGAACCCTAACTATATCCCTTGAGATTCAGCCAAAAGATAAAAAGTCTAACATGAGTTGATAATGTAGCATGTGATAGGTCATAGTGTTCTTTCTGCCCCCAGAGGAATGTAAAATGTAACtataatttttacaaattcaatttcccaaGAACTTCCATACTGCCTTAAATCCATATTCCCTACCCAGTTCAATTTcataaattatctttcttttctaaagtaaaagaaatagaggaaagcCATCTTCCATATGTTTATCAGGCAATAAgagggagatttattttttaagatcaggggatgtgggatccctgggtggcgcagcggtttagcgcctgcctttggcccggggcgtgatcctggagacccaggatcgaatcccacgtcgggctcctggtgcatggagcctgcttctccctctgcctatgtctctgcttctctctctctctgtgtgactatcataaataaataaaaattaaaaaaaaaaaaaagatcaggggatgtatgggggaggaggaggagaaaacacATACAGAAACTGCAGGCCAGAGGGGTTGCATGTAAGTGGGGTATGTTTCCTTTGCTGGTTGGTATCTTCCATAAAATTGTACTTTCCCAGAATACAGGAATTTTCATAGAGAAAAACCAAGATGGTGTGATTTGAATAGCATGGAACAGAAAGCAGGAAGGCCTGATTTTACTCAATAACCTTGAAATCCATTTTgaaatttctgtattatttcattttactgatattgaaagcaattattaaaaaacaaatatctgaggtgcctggctggctcagttagtagtgtgtgactcttgatctcggggttgtgaatttgagccccacactgggtgaagagattaccacaaaataaaatctttataaataaatagatagctACATAGATGAAGTGGAAATATCTCTAATGAGACTTTAGTCTTTTCCTCGTTTCCATTATTTGATACCTAAAATCATTACTACatcaattccttttctttcttttttttttttttcatcaattcCTTTTCTAAGAACcgaagaagagaaacaaaaaacaagctatGGTGAATGAAAAGGGACAATAAACTGCTCCTCAGTCCTGAATGATAGTGATAATGGAGACAAAAGACTTcttaagaattctattttttacttttatttccttaccATTTTATGAATCTTATActctattaaaaacaaagttactgctgagtgaagtaagtcagtcagagaaggacaaacattatatgttctcattcatttggggaatataaataatagtgaaagggaaaataagggaagggagaagaaatgtgtgggaaatatcagaaagggagacagaacgtaaagactgctaactctgggaaacgaactaggggtggtagaaggggaggagggcggggggtggaagtgaatgggtgacgggcactgggtattctgtatgttagtaaattgaacaccaataaaaaaaaaataataaaaaataaaaaaataaaaaaataaaaaaaaaaaaggagtgcaaatggaaaaaaaaaaaaaaaaacccactaagagagacaaataccatgttaGCCAGAAAGTAGAGGCATAAATATTACATTAATGGACCCACCGAGCCCACGTACTACCATCACAAGATATTAATACacaaaggataaaggaaaaaaggcaaaatctttcaggaagaaaactaaaactaagcCAAGAGCAACAGCACATAGAATGGGTTAACTACAAAAGGCTGGAGATTATCATTGCACAGAAATTCCCAGTATTAACATCTGGAAACTAGAAGACAACTTGTGCATGatttcagaattctgaaaaaaatgattttcaagcTAGAATGTTATAATGAcatcaaaatggcaaaaaaatgtcaaagtaaaataaagacattttaacactTAAAGATACAATtcaatataagggaagggagaagaaatgtgtgggaaatatcagaaagggagacagaatgtaaagactgctaactctgggaaacgaactaggggtggtagaaggggaggagggcggggggtgggagtgaatgggtgacgggcactgggtgttattctgtatgttagtaaattgaacaccaataaaaaataaattaaaaaaaaaaaagataaaaaaaaaaaaaaaaaaaaacaaagttacttAATGAGTTTCACACATATTGCCTCTAAAAAACAGGCTACTGTACTATGTGGACCAAACCATACCTCTAGCAACACAAATCTTTCAATATCAGTTCAAATACCATCTCATTCCTTGATTCTGGCAAGGTAAGGGGCAGTCTCTCTAACTTTTAATGATCTATACTTTTTTCCAActgttatctcttttttttttttttttccaactcttatCTCATTCAATATTGTATTAGGTAAAAATTTTATCTCTCCTACTACATTAAAGATACCTAACAGCAGAatttatttctggtttatttcTACCATCCCATAGTAGGcacaaaaaatacacattaaacaaCCAAAGAATCCAATAGGAAGAGAAATTCCTTAATACAAAGTTAACTTATATGGATAATAGTACTGTTTTCCCATATTAAccttatataataaaatgtatgaggagactaaagtaaataaaatacagcaatatGACACAATTATTCTGTGATGGTAGGTTTGTACatgattattctatttttttccacatgcTCATAAGATTTATCAATACCTCAAATTAGAAAGACATAGTACGCTGTATTTCACTATGCTTTAGAATGTAAAAACCATAAATTTTTACCATATCAGGCACAAGAGAAAATTCCGGATCAAAGTTCAATTCCCAGAAGAAACCTGAATTGTTCAATATGAGTGGCTGCCCTGCATAATTTGCCAGTAGAATGTTTGCACATCAAAGAAGCTGTTTCTAGGTAAACGCATCACAAAGGTCCAAGGAAGGGAAAAAGTCCTCCTGAAGTGATGCAGTAAGGTCTTTATTTCCCTAACTACTGGAGTGAAAATAGAAAGTTTTCATCCAGCATTTGTAAACTTAAGAACTCTTAAGAAAATGATCCTACTGAAAGTAAATTTTCCAACAAATGTGAAACTTAAGgtctttcttttgtaaaattcttgAAATATGTCAAATTTTTGTCTCCCAATACCTACACCTCTTCAAGGGAGAAGTACTTCGAGAGGAGAAAATGACTGATTCAatctgttattccttttttttttttttaagattttatttattcatgacagacacacacacagagagagagagagagagagagagagagagaggcagagagagaagcaggctccatgcagggagcctgacgtgggactccatgcagggagcctcatgtgggactccatcctcggtctccaggatcacaccccagactgaaggcagcactaaactgctaagccaccggggctgcccccaatcTTATTCCTAAAGCAAAAGATGATTTGTCTGAAACACTGATACTCTAATTCTTGGAAAATACCTTTACTCTAGAGAAATGTGTCCCTCTTACGTATCCTTGATACCAGAATCCTTAGGattatactttaaatatcatCTAATCTAGTGGCTCTCAACAGCTTTCACGTTAGAATctcaaagaaaactttatttattttttttatgatagtcacagagagagagagagagaggcagagacataggcagagggagaagcaggctctatgcaccaggagcccaacatgggattcgatcccgggtctccaggatcgcgccctgggccataggcaggcgccaaaccgctgcaccacccagggatccctcaaagaaaactttaaaaaatactaataccCTGATTCCATCCCAAGTTCTGACTTGAGATTGGTCTACATTGGAGAGCCcatgcataatttttttctttaattttaatgtgaCTTTAGGATTGAGAATGACTGCCTTCATTTGTAAATGATAACAATGAAGAAACGAGAAGGGATATTCATTGGAATGAGAGTAATACTTAATAATTAAActaggaaaatattctttttttcccctaaaacaagattttaaaaattacgaCCCTAAGCAGTAGGAATATGGATGTGAACAGGACAGGAGATGTATTACAAAGCTtacattctgggatccctgggtggcgcagcggtttggcgcctgcctttggcccagggcgcaatcctggagacccgggatcgaatcccacgtcaggctcccggtgcatggagcctgcttctccctctgcctgtgtctctgcctctctttctctctgtgactatcataaattaaaaaaaaaaaaaaaaaaaaaacaaagcttacATTCTGGTGGAAAAAGTGAACaagtgtataaataaaataattttacataggGACAAGTGTTGTGAATAAAATAGGCTAATACGACATTTACGAGGTAAATAAGCAGGCACCTTTTGATAATGTAGTCAAAGAAGGCCTGTTTTATGTGTATTaacataaattaaattatattataccTTTTATTGGATAACCTGCTTTTATCATTTAACAATGTGTGAAAGCTACCTTATACATCTGTACACATCTATTACATATCTATTGCTCCTTTAACAACTGTATCCAAACTGATGGATTTTTTTACTACTGAAATCAACACTGTGAGGAACACTTTGATACATATatctttgtgtatatgtataaatattattactttaggataaattcctaaaaatggaattacaaggtcaaagaaagcatatatttgaggcacctgggtggct
This Canis lupus familiaris isolate Mischka breed German Shepherd chromosome 8, alternate assembly UU_Cfam_GSD_1.0, whole genome shotgun sequence DNA region includes the following protein-coding sequences:
- the LOC102155863 gene encoding nucleoside diphosphate kinase A-like — translated: MANSERTFIAIKPDGVQRNLVGEIIKRLEQKGFCLIAMKLIQASEDLLKEHYIDLKDRPFFAGLVKYMQSGPVVATVWEGLNAVKTGRVMLGETNPGESKPGTIRGDFCIQVGRNVIHGSDSVESAEKEIGLWFQPEELVDYKSCAQNWIYE